The Bacillus carboniphilus genome contains a region encoding:
- a CDS encoding rhomboid family intramembrane serine protease, whose amino-acid sequence MFIHRETFESYRNNYPVVFTIGCMILILWMLFLIPHPILSLVFAMLVGFNGAIEVGEWWRLITPIFLHKDFQHLFFNLATLIILAPFAAEQLLGHFRFSLLFISSGVLGNIVTFLIEPLSYVHIGASGSLFGILGFYLFLLFSKNYTMTKQDSQIIIIFSIIALFFSFIDPSINIVAHFAGCFCGFLIGSFLSMKRL is encoded by the coding sequence ATGTTTATTCATCGAGAAACCTTTGAGTCCTATCGAAATAATTATCCGGTAGTATTTACGATCGGATGCATGATCCTTATTCTATGGATGTTGTTCCTTATTCCCCATCCCATTCTATCTTTAGTGTTCGCTATGCTTGTTGGTTTTAACGGAGCAATTGAAGTAGGAGAATGGTGGAGATTGATCACTCCAATATTCTTACACAAAGATTTTCAACATCTGTTTTTCAACCTTGCTACCCTTATTATTTTAGCTCCCTTTGCTGCTGAGCAACTACTTGGTCATTTCCGCTTTTCTCTACTATTTATAAGTAGCGGTGTTTTAGGAAACATTGTTACCTTTCTTATTGAACCTCTTTCTTACGTTCACATCGGAGCATCAGGTTCATTATTTGGTATTCTTGGGTTTTATTTATTTCTACTATTTTCAAAAAACTACACGATGACTAAACAAGACTCGCAAATAATTATTATCTTCTCTATCATTGCCTTGTTTTTCTCATTCATTGACCCATCCATCAACATTGTTGCTCATTTCGCCGGTTGTTTCTGTGGCTTCTTGATTGGTTCCTTCCTGAGTATGAAGCGTTTGTGA
- the acpS gene encoding holo-ACP synthase, protein MIIGVGIDLVEITRIDELKNKSEKFVSRILTNNELSVYQTLSERRKNEFLAGRFAAKEAFSKAYGSGIGKEVQFHDLEIMNNNKGKPELIQTITQHRVHISISHSEQYAIAQVIIESLSS, encoded by the coding sequence ATGATTATTGGAGTTGGCATCGATTTAGTAGAAATAACCCGAATTGACGAATTGAAAAACAAGAGTGAAAAATTCGTCTCTCGTATTCTGACAAATAATGAATTAAGCGTTTATCAAACGTTATCTGAAAGAAGGAAAAATGAGTTTCTAGCAGGAAGGTTCGCGGCAAAAGAGGCATTTAGTAAGGCTTACGGAAGTGGAATTGGTAAAGAAGTGCAATTCCATGATTTAGAAATCATGAACAATAATAAAGGGAAACCCGAACTAATACAAACTATTACACAACATAGAGTGCATATTAGCATTTCCCATAGCGAGCAATATGCGATTGCTCAAGTAATAATTGAAAGCTTGTCAAGCTAG